From the genome of Thermogutta terrifontis, one region includes:
- the ilvB gene encoding biosynthetic-type acetolactate synthase large subunit, with translation MSTATKAPQTRSPQIEVKREPVSGAEIVVQSLVNHGVEVVFAYPGGASMPIHQALTRYRDKIRVVLPRHEQGGGFAAQGYARSTGKVGVFMTTSGPGATNAITPLADAKLDSVPIIAITGQVGTSVIGTDAFQETPTVEVSRSITKHHYLVTDVNDLARVFKEAFYVASTGRPGPVLIDIPKNVQIAQTVPDYDVPMDLPGYKPVPRLARPEELREVARVVKKSRRPVIYAGGGVITSGAADALREFAEKTSIPVAMTAMGLGGFPGDHPLSLDMLGMHGSIYANYAVAECDLLLAFGVRFDDRVTGKVSEFAKYATIVHIDIDPSELNKVKHAHIGIVSDLKYALEELNKIIEPPEDISEWHAKIKHWKETEPFRYREHPEAILPQQAIYELWKLTKDRDTIITTGVGQHQMWAAQFYKFRKPRTWLSSLGLGTMGFGLPAAIGAKIAHPDKLVIDIDGDGSFLMNIQEMATCYCEKVPVKVLLLNNQHLGMVVQWEDRFHARNRAHTYLGPIDEPEAVGQGQGLAPRYHYPDFVTIAKGFNWKARHIRHKSELLDGLKELIDSEGPFLLDVLVPYQEHVLPMIPAGMTIRELIRE, from the coding sequence GTGAGCACGGCAACAAAGGCGCCTCAAACTCGAAGCCCTCAGATCGAAGTGAAGCGTGAACCGGTCAGCGGCGCTGAAATCGTCGTGCAGTCGCTCGTGAATCACGGGGTTGAGGTCGTCTTTGCTTACCCCGGGGGGGCCAGTATGCCCATTCATCAGGCCCTCACGCGATATCGGGATAAGATTCGCGTTGTGCTTCCGCGACATGAGCAGGGCGGCGGTTTCGCCGCTCAGGGGTATGCCCGGTCTACAGGTAAAGTTGGCGTGTTCATGACGACGAGCGGTCCGGGGGCAACGAACGCCATCACTCCCTTGGCCGACGCCAAATTGGACAGTGTCCCGATCATCGCAATTACGGGGCAGGTGGGGACATCCGTCATCGGAACGGATGCTTTCCAGGAGACGCCCACCGTTGAGGTCAGCCGGAGTATCACAAAGCACCACTATCTGGTGACGGACGTCAATGATCTCGCCCGTGTGTTCAAAGAGGCCTTCTACGTAGCCAGCACGGGACGCCCCGGCCCAGTTTTGATCGACATTCCTAAAAATGTGCAAATCGCCCAAACCGTGCCCGATTACGACGTGCCGATGGATCTGCCCGGCTACAAGCCGGTACCCCGTCTGGCGCGACCGGAAGAACTGCGTGAAGTGGCGCGGGTGGTGAAAAAGTCACGGCGTCCAGTTATTTACGCGGGAGGTGGCGTCATCACTTCGGGTGCGGCTGACGCCCTCCGTGAGTTTGCGGAGAAGACATCCATCCCTGTGGCCATGACTGCGATGGGCCTGGGTGGATTTCCGGGTGACCACCCGCTCTCGCTTGATATGCTGGGCATGCATGGCAGCATTTATGCCAATTACGCGGTGGCCGAGTGCGACCTGCTCCTTGCGTTTGGTGTGCGATTCGACGATCGTGTCACGGGCAAAGTCAGCGAATTCGCAAAATATGCTACCATTGTCCACATCGACATCGACCCCTCCGAACTTAATAAGGTGAAGCACGCCCACATTGGCATTGTGAGCGACCTGAAATACGCCCTTGAGGAATTGAATAAGATCATTGAGCCGCCTGAGGACATTTCTGAGTGGCATGCCAAGATTAAACACTGGAAGGAGACGGAACCTTTCCGGTATCGGGAGCATCCCGAGGCGATTCTTCCCCAACAGGCGATTTACGAGCTTTGGAAACTGACCAAAGACCGTGACACGATCATCACCACCGGCGTCGGCCAGCATCAGATGTGGGCGGCACAGTTTTACAAATTCCGCAAGCCGCGGACGTGGCTATCAAGCCTCGGTCTGGGAACAATGGGATTTGGGCTGCCCGCGGCCATCGGTGCCAAGATTGCCCATCCGGATAAACTTGTCATCGATATCGATGGCGACGGTAGTTTCCTCATGAATATTCAGGAGATGGCCACCTGCTACTGCGAGAAGGTGCCGGTTAAAGTACTGCTTCTCAATAATCAGCACCTGGGCATGGTGGTCCAATGGGAAGACCGCTTTCATGCCCGGAACCGGGCGCATACCTATCTCGGCCCAATCGACGAGCCAGAGGCCGTCGGACAGGGGCAGGGGCTTGCTCCGCGGTATCACTATCCCGATTTTGTGACCATCGCCAAAGGCTTCAATTGGAAGGCTCGGCATATTCGGCACAAATCAGAACTCCTGGATGGCCTCAAAGAGCTGATCGACAGTGAGGGCCCCTTCCTCCTGGATGTTCTTGTCCCCTATCAGGAACACGTGTTGCCAATGATTCCCGCGGGAATGACCATTCGCGAACTCATCCGCGAGTGA
- a CDS encoding PTS sugar transporter subunit IIA, protein MSDTEDFDLSSLAAYLHLTPQQVQRLAERGKIPGRKVAGHWRFSRAEIHHWLERRIGLATEDDDLAEMEQQLRGRASPGSEISIAEMLPPEAIEVPLAAKTRIAVIQRMAEVAARTGWLWDPEAMAEAVLAREEMHPTALENGVALLHPRRPLSRILGQPFLAFGRTASGIPFGSESGALTDCFFLICSVDDRGHLRTLARLSRILAQPGFLPQLRELDDPEAIRRLIAETESGL, encoded by the coding sequence ATGTCGGACACAGAAGATTTTGATCTGTCTTCCCTTGCCGCGTACCTGCACCTCACACCTCAGCAAGTGCAGCGGCTGGCTGAACGAGGCAAAATTCCCGGGCGGAAAGTCGCCGGTCACTGGCGATTTTCGCGCGCTGAAATCCACCACTGGCTGGAGCGCCGCATTGGGCTGGCCACAGAGGATGACGATCTGGCGGAAATGGAGCAGCAACTCCGTGGCAGAGCGAGCCCCGGAAGCGAAATCTCCATTGCCGAGATGTTACCACCGGAAGCGATTGAAGTCCCGTTGGCGGCAAAGACGCGGATCGCAGTCATTCAAAGGATGGCGGAAGTGGCCGCCCGAACAGGATGGCTCTGGGATCCTGAGGCGATGGCCGAGGCGGTTCTCGCTCGGGAAGAAATGCACCCCACAGCGTTGGAAAACGGTGTCGCCCTGTTGCACCCGCGACGTCCCCTTAGCCGGATTCTCGGCCAGCCGTTCCTCGCATTCGGGAGGACAGCGAGCGGTATCCCGTTCGGAAGTGAGTCTGGAGCCCTGACAGATTGTTTCTTTTTGATATGCTCTGTGGACGACCGCGGCCACCTGCGGACGCTTGCCCGACTTAGCCGGATTCTTGCGCAGCCAGGTTTTCTCCCCCAACTGAGGGAACTGGACGACCCTGAGGCGATCCGGCGTCTCATCGCGGAAACGGAGTCGGGGCTTTAA
- a CDS encoding Gfo/Idh/MocA family protein, with protein sequence MDTINVALIGQGFMGRSHSNAWGQVAKFFKPPIKPIMHTSFGQPGVDPDPAGFAANWGWKNVSTDWESVVKNPEIGLVDIVTPNYMHAPVAKAAIAAGKHVACEKPIAGTLADAREMVEAAKKANVKTFVWFNYRRCPAVALAHLLVKQGKLGEIRHVRAAYLQDWADENVPLVWRFDKNLAGSGAHGDLNAHIVDMTRFVTGLEITEIAGAIAETFIKKRRLPSAGSTGAIVSGGAGKEEWGDVTVDDTVLFLARFSNGAVASFEAARQATGNQNRNMFEINGTKGALKFDFERMNELLFYDATLPRAVQGWTNIMVTHAPDHPYIANWWPDAHIIGYEHGFVNQAYDILRVIAGQEPVVPIPDFEDAYQTQRVLEAALISARERRPVKLEEVY encoded by the coding sequence ATGGACACCATCAATGTCGCGTTGATCGGTCAGGGGTTTATGGGGCGGTCCCACTCGAATGCGTGGGGTCAGGTGGCCAAGTTTTTCAAGCCGCCCATCAAGCCGATTATGCATACGTCTTTTGGTCAACCAGGGGTGGACCCCGACCCGGCGGGTTTCGCGGCGAATTGGGGCTGGAAAAATGTTTCCACCGATTGGGAATCAGTCGTGAAGAACCCCGAAATCGGTCTCGTGGACATTGTGACGCCCAACTACATGCACGCGCCGGTGGCCAAGGCCGCCATCGCTGCGGGCAAACACGTGGCCTGTGAAAAGCCGATTGCAGGGACGCTTGCCGATGCCCGCGAAATGGTGGAGGCGGCGAAGAAAGCGAATGTGAAGACGTTTGTGTGGTTCAACTATCGCCGATGCCCTGCCGTGGCACTCGCCCATCTGTTGGTCAAGCAGGGAAAGCTCGGTGAAATTCGGCACGTTCGTGCTGCGTATCTCCAGGATTGGGCTGACGAAAACGTACCCCTCGTTTGGCGATTCGATAAGAATCTCGCGGGCTCCGGCGCCCACGGGGACCTGAACGCTCACATTGTGGACATGACACGTTTCGTCACCGGCTTGGAAATCACTGAAATTGCCGGCGCAATCGCAGAAACGTTTATCAAGAAGCGGAGACTGCCAAGTGCAGGCTCGACTGGTGCAATCGTTTCGGGTGGTGCCGGCAAGGAGGAGTGGGGCGACGTCACTGTGGATGACACGGTGCTCTTCCTGGCACGATTCTCCAATGGTGCCGTCGCCAGCTTCGAGGCGGCACGTCAGGCCACCGGCAATCAGAACCGCAACATGTTCGAAATCAATGGCACAAAAGGTGCGCTCAAGTTTGATTTCGAGCGGATGAATGAACTGCTGTTCTATGATGCCACGCTGCCTCGCGCGGTCCAGGGTTGGACGAACATCATGGTCACACATGCTCCGGATCACCCGTATATCGCCAACTGGTGGCCGGACGCCCACATCATCGGTTACGAACACGGCTTTGTGAACCAGGCGTATGATATCCTGCGAGTGATTGCCGGTCAGGAGCCTGTGGTGCCGATTCCGGACTTCGAGGACGCTTATCAAACGCAGCGGGTCTTGGAGGCCGCTTTGATTTCTGCCCGGGAGCGGCGCCCGGTGAAGCTCGAAGAGGTGTACTGA
- a CDS encoding zinc metallopeptidase codes for MFFFDPFYLIFISPAIILALWAQFRVRSTYAQARQIPARLSGAEAARLILNSAGLTDVDVDMVPGELTDHYSPSERVIRLSPDVYRGRSLASVGIAAHEVGHALQHAHGYAPLMITQIAYPAANFGSSLGLLALLIGLGMGLTWLAWVGVYLFSAVVIFQVINLPVEFNASRRAKQLLVERGIVSPEELTYVNRVLNAAAWTYVAATLQAILTLLYYLLLVSARDRDR; via the coding sequence ATGTTTTTCTTCGATCCGTTTTACCTGATCTTCATTAGTCCGGCGATCATTTTGGCTCTGTGGGCCCAGTTCCGGGTGCGCAGCACCTATGCGCAGGCAAGGCAAATCCCGGCGCGACTGAGTGGGGCAGAGGCAGCTCGGTTAATTCTCAACTCTGCCGGGCTCACGGATGTGGACGTGGATATGGTCCCCGGTGAATTAACTGACCATTATTCCCCAAGCGAGCGCGTCATCCGCCTCAGCCCTGACGTCTATCGGGGCCGAAGCCTCGCCTCGGTGGGAATTGCGGCTCATGAAGTGGGTCATGCCCTTCAGCATGCCCACGGGTATGCGCCCCTCATGATTACCCAAATCGCCTATCCGGCTGCCAATTTCGGAAGCAGCCTGGGTCTTCTCGCCCTTCTCATCGGTTTAGGGATGGGTCTCACCTGGCTCGCCTGGGTGGGTGTTTATCTGTTCTCGGCGGTGGTCATCTTTCAAGTCATCAATCTGCCCGTCGAGTTCAACGCAAGCCGCCGGGCCAAGCAGCTCCTGGTGGAACGCGGCATCGTCTCCCCTGAGGAACTTACTTATGTGAATCGAGTTCTCAATGCAGCGGCCTGGACTTACGTGGCGGCCACGCTCCAGGCGATCCTCACTCTGCTCTATTACCTGTTGTTGGTTTCCGCCCGAGATCGTGACCGGTAA
- a CDS encoding Gfo/Idh/MocA family protein yields the protein MQQPRISRRRALQSLVATSLAIPSCVKATALGLEGATPASERVTVGHIGVGGRGRDLLRGFMTCPGAQPVAVADAYRDRREAMAEMIEGKAYGDFRELLAREDIDAVVIATPDHWHVPIAIMAAKAGKHAYVEKPLGLTVEQDLLCRKVFRETGRVFQYGTQQRSMAHGRFGCELVRSGKIGELKRIEVIAPDGGAGGSTEPAPVPPELDYEMWIGPAPMKPYTVSRCNPPGTYWIYDFSIGFLAGWGAHPLDIMIWGCDADLAGPMTFEGTGEIPKEGLYDTVIHWDVTVQMGNGVVMTFKPGSDSTKFIGTEGWVDVRRAGIDAEPKSLLKLELGPNDVHLTRSPRHDQNFIEAIKSGGKAIAPIDEAVRSDIISHMCDIAIRTGRKITWDPKKEEIVGDPEAAKMLSRPMRPPWKLEV from the coding sequence ATGCAGCAGCCTCGTATCTCACGCAGACGCGCGTTGCAATCCCTTGTGGCCACGTCGCTGGCCATTCCCTCATGCGTCAAGGCGACGGCCTTGGGGCTTGAAGGAGCCACACCGGCCAGTGAACGGGTGACGGTCGGACACATCGGAGTGGGAGGACGTGGACGGGATTTGCTTCGAGGTTTCATGACCTGTCCTGGCGCGCAACCCGTAGCGGTTGCCGACGCCTATCGCGACCGTCGCGAGGCGATGGCGGAAATGATTGAAGGAAAGGCCTACGGAGACTTTCGCGAACTGTTGGCCCGCGAGGATATCGATGCGGTGGTCATTGCCACTCCTGATCACTGGCACGTGCCCATCGCAATCATGGCGGCCAAGGCCGGCAAACACGCTTACGTCGAGAAACCGCTCGGACTGACAGTGGAGCAGGACCTGCTGTGCCGCAAGGTTTTCCGCGAAACCGGCCGTGTGTTCCAGTATGGAACCCAGCAGCGGAGCATGGCCCACGGCCGATTTGGCTGCGAACTGGTTCGCAGCGGGAAAATCGGCGAACTGAAAAGGATCGAGGTGATTGCCCCTGATGGTGGAGCAGGTGGGTCCACTGAACCGGCTCCTGTGCCGCCTGAGCTGGATTACGAAATGTGGATCGGTCCAGCCCCCATGAAGCCGTACACGGTGAGCCGTTGCAATCCACCGGGGACTTACTGGATTTATGATTTTTCCATCGGATTCCTGGCCGGTTGGGGGGCCCATCCGCTGGATATCATGATCTGGGGATGTGACGCAGATCTGGCAGGCCCGATGACCTTCGAGGGAACTGGTGAGATTCCGAAAGAGGGACTCTACGATACCGTGATCCACTGGGATGTGACCGTCCAGATGGGAAATGGGGTGGTGATGACCTTCAAGCCGGGCAGCGATTCAACGAAATTCATCGGCACAGAAGGCTGGGTGGACGTGCGCCGCGCAGGGATTGATGCCGAACCGAAGTCGCTCCTTAAGCTGGAGTTGGGTCCCAATGACGTGCACCTGACCCGCAGTCCGCGACACGACCAGAATTTCATCGAAGCCATCAAATCCGGTGGAAAGGCCATTGCCCCGATCGATGAGGCTGTGCGATCGGACATCATCAGCCATATGTGCGATATTGCCATCCGCACTGGCCGGAAAATCACGTGGGATCCCAAGAAAGAAGAAATCGTCGGCGATCCGGAGGCCGCCAAGATGCTATCCCGGCCAATGAGGCCGCCGTGGAAGCTGGAGGTCTGA